The Paramisgurnus dabryanus chromosome 3, PD_genome_1.1, whole genome shotgun sequence genome includes a window with the following:
- the rundc3aa gene encoding RUN domain-containing protein 3A — MKSGCLETAMAMGLTSKKSSSRNIAVERKNLITVCRFSVKTLLEKYTAEPIDDSSEEFINFAAILEHILSHRFKGPGGWFSSDGQRSFWDYIRLACIKVHNNCISSIENIENISTSRAKGRAWIRVALMEKRLSEYVATALRDTRTTRRFYDDGAVMLREEATVLTGMLIGLSAIDFSFCLKGEILDGKTPAVIDYTPYLKFTQNYDYMSDEEDRRSVDSSASDESVAEHPYIPLVTDEETWSNKCRKMEQRFKIVYAQKGYLEELVRLRESQLKNVETENKRLDAKLEELQNQSQQEKKELEDIILELQAQLTGIIPCESSHLVKGLSIPLINQCRISQAPNNRGNVKLFRRRSFHSLDFSADVSLNSDSQKEDGNQNGDTAWSAAKDNTPSMLGLCGSLASLPSCKSLASLKSNEYLVNISTEPSPALSPS, encoded by the exons GTTTTCAGTGAAAACTTTGTTGGAGAAGTACACTGCCGAGCCCATTGATGACTCCTCGGAGGAGTTTATTAACTTTGCTGCAATTTTGGAGCACATCCTCAGCCACCGTTTCAAAG GTCCAGGTGGTTGGTTCAGTTCAGATGGCCAGAGGAGCTTTTGGGACTATATTCGTCTGGCCTGCATTAAAGTTCACAACAATTGCATCAGTAGCATTGAGAACATAGAGAACATAAGCACATCACGAGCGAAG GGACGAGCCTGGATTCGTGTGGCTTTGATGGAAAAGCGTTTGTCTGAATATGTCGCCACAGCTTTAAGAGACACTCGAACCACTAG GAGATTTTATGATGATGGTGCTGTAATGCTAAGAGAGGAGGCGACTGTTCTGACTGGGATGCTTATTGGTCTTAGTGCTATTGACTTCAG tttttgtctaaaaggAGAGATTTTAGATGGAAAAACACCTGCAGTGATCGACTACACACCTTACCTAAAGTTCACCCAGAA TTATGACTACATGAGCGATGAAGAGGACCGCCGCAGTGTGGACAGCAGTGCCAGTGATGAGAGCGTGGCCGAGCATCCTTACATTCCCCTGGTAACAGATGAAGAGACCTGGAGTAACAAATGCAGAAAGATGGAGCAGAGATTCAAGATCGTCTATGCCCAAAAG GGTTATTTAGAGGAACTGGTGCGCTTAAGGGAGTCCCAGCTGAAAAATGTTGAAACTGAGAACAAGAGGCTTGATGCTAAACTAGAGGAATTGCAAAACCAGAGCCAACAAGAGAAGAAGGAACTCGAGGACATCATACTGGAGCTGCAAGCACAACT CACTGGCATCATTCCTTGTGAATCGTCTCATTTGGTTAAAGGCCTTTCTATTCCACTCATCAACCAATGTAGAATTTCACAAGCTCCCAACAACCGAGGAAACGTAAAGCTGTTCCGCCG GAGAAGCTTTCACAGTTTGGACTTCTCGGCTGATGTAAGTTTGAACTCTGATTCTCAAAAGGAAGATGGCAATCAGAATGGAGACACAGCCTGGTCAGCAG CTAAAGACAACACACCCTCTATGTTGGGACTGTGTGGTTCTTTGGCCTCTCTGCCCAGCTGTAAGTCTCTGGCAAGTCTCAAATCCAATGAGTATTTGGTCAACATCAGCACAGAGCCAAGTCCTGCCCTCTCCCCCAGCTAG